The genomic DNA GATTTGCCAGCTTGAAGCGCCGTGCCAATGAACCTGAAACTCTTTGCCTCCTCCCTCATGCCGTCAAAATCACTTTTAATTTGCATGAGGTTCCAGCGGGCGTGCTTGCGTCAAGAACCGGATCATACTCTAAAAAGATACTTAACAAACCATGCTCTTATACGATTTACAGCGTTTTTCAGATGCGTGTGCAGGATTCGTAGTCCTGCCCCCTCGTGGGGCATTGTTGCAACCGCGAATTTCATGGCTTCAACAGCCGCCCACAAGGGGCGGGGACTACAATCCAAATAAAAAACGATTTAAATGGAGTTCCTCCATGAGAAACCGATCGTTTGCTGTTGCTTTTGCTGTTGCTTTTGCTGTTTCTTGCGCCTTGCTTGTCCTCGGCGCCGTTGCCCTCGCACAACCATCCCCGGCAATCTCAAGCACAACCTCGAAGGATTCCACCATGACGCACCATGCTAGCGGAACATTTGATGTGAAACTCACGCCGCAAACGAATGAGCAGGCAGAGGATGCCAACCTCGGCAGGATGTTGATTGATAAACAATTTCATGGCGATCTTGCCGCGACCAGCAAGGGCCAGATGCTCTCTGCCATGACGGCGGTGAAAGGCTCGGCGGGCTACGTCGCCATCGAAAAAGTCAGCGGCGCCTTGCGCGGCCGCACCGGCTCTTTCGTGCTCCAACACAGCGGTATCATGAAACGCGGCGCGCCGGAGTTGACTATTACCGTAGTGCCGGACTCCGGCACCGATCAGTTAGCCGGCCTTGCCGGCAAGATGACGATCAATATCGTCGAGGGCAAACATTTCTATGCGTTTGAATACACGCTCGATAAAACCCCTTGAACTTCGACCTTTTGGCGAGAACCAACCTTTGGCAGATGTTCCAGTCGTGGTTAAATCCTTTTCGGTAAGGAGGAAAAATGTCTGTGACGTTATCACAAAACAGCTACGGCAAATCGTCCGTACGCGTGGCGAAAATCACACGCCATGCCGATTATCA from Cytophagia bacterium CHB2 includes the following:
- a CDS encoding DUF3224 domain-containing protein, producing MTHHASGTFDVKLTPQTNEQAEDANLGRMLIDKQFHGDLAATSKGQMLSAMTAVKGSAGYVAIEKVSGALRGRTGSFVLQHSGIMKRGAPELTITVVPDSGTDQLAGLAGKMTINIVEGKHFYAFEYTLDKTP